Proteins from a single region of Equus asinus isolate D_3611 breed Donkey chromosome 17, EquAss-T2T_v2, whole genome shotgun sequence:
- the LOC106843981 gene encoding olfactory receptor 4X2-like codes for MANTHNVTEFIFLGLSPNQEVETVCFVLFLLLYTAIVLGNLLIVLTVMTSRSLGSPLYFFLSYLSFVEICYSSTSAPKLISDLLAERKAISLWGCMTQLFFIHFFGGTEVFLLTVMAYDRYVAICRPLNYTTIMNRQVCAMLVGAAWVGGFVHSFAQVLLIFRLPFCGPNVINHYFCDLLPLLELACSDTFLISLLIVANGGTMAVISFVVLLFSYVVILLHLRTRSSEGRRKALSTCGSHITVVMLFFGPCIFIYLRPSTTLSVDKMVAVFYTVITPLLNPVIYSLRNAEMKKAMKRLWIRTMKLDEK; via the coding sequence ATGGCTAATACACATAATGTGACTGAATTCATTTTTCTGGGACTTTCTCCTAATCAGGAGGTGGAGACTGTTTGCTTTGTGCTATTTCTGCTCTTGTACACAGCAATTGTGCTGGGGAATCTCCTCATTGTGCTCACTGTCATGACCAGCAGAAGTCTTGGTTCCCCCTTGTACTTCTTCCTCAGCTACCTGTCCTTCGTGGAGATCTGCTACTCCTCTACTTCAGCCCCCAAACTCATCTCAGATTTGCTGGCTGAAAGGAAAGCCATATCTCTGTGGGGCTGCATGACACAGCTTTTCTTCATCCACTTCTTTGGTGGCACTGAGGTGTTCCTGCTCACAGTGATGGcgtatgaccgctatgtggccatctgcagaCCTCTCAACTACACCACCATCATGAACCGACAGGTTTGTGCTATGTTGGTGGGAGCAGcctgggtggggggctttgtGCATTCCTTTGCCCAAGTCCTTCTCATCTTCCGCCtgcccttctgtggccccaatgtGATCAACCACTATTTCTGCGATCTGCTTCCTCTGCTCGAACTTGCCTGCTCTGACACCTTCCTCATTAGTCTGCTGATTGTTGCCAATGGGGGGACCATGGCTGTGATCAGCTTTGTGGTCCTTTTATTCTCCTATGTGGTCATATTGCTCCATCTGAGGACTCGAAGCTCTGAGGGGCGGCGCAAGGCCCTCTCCACCTGTGGGTCCCATATCACTGTGGTTATGTTGTTCTTTGGGCCCTGCATCTTTATCTATCTGAGGCCTTCTACCACTCTGTCTGTGGACAAGATGGTGGCCGTGTTCTACACAGTGATCACTCCACTCCTCAACCCTGTCATCTACTCCTTGAGAAATGCAGAAATGAAGAAGGCCATGAAGAGGTTGTGGATCAGGACAATGAAACTAGATGAGAAATAG